cattattagaCCACAATTAGTGTATTagtttaatttgtttaataGCAGATTGAGTAATgtgtagatgctgaataatttgtagtttCTGAAGACAGTCAGGCTCTGTTTTCACCTTTAAGAAACATTTAAAATCTATATGTAATCTTAGTTCAATCTTTATTGCACTCGTAGTTGCTACCAGCAGAAAAGATCttagctattattattattgttgttacaTTTCACTTGTAATGTTGTTGTAAATATCACTTGTATGTGACTGTTAGTAGTGTGAGCAGATGTGAGCTGCTGATGTAGATCAAAGTGTGGGTTTTCTATATGTCCGCAGCGTCCAGGAGAAGAACATAAACATTCACAGGGAAAAACTTGAGCTTGTATTTAAGGTTAGTCCTAAACCATATATATGACGAGGGTCTCtgattttctcttcttttagtTTTCAGTTTTAACCCTGTGCTAAATGGAGTTAAGTAAAACaaaaagtttgggagaaggaccacggcCAAACTACTCCTTTccattatgacaaaaaacacTCCTCTCCCTTCACCTTCTCGTGACTGTCCCGGCCACTCCTGCCTCAAATTGATTCCCAGCCCGTTGGCACCCCCCTCCCTGCGTCCCAGACATGCTCCCCACATGCTCTGTGCTCGGATTGGACGAATTGTCGTTGAGCTCCGGAAGGTTCTCCAGGACTCCTTCACTCATTCTGCTCCCAaggctgttcttttttttctctgtatctCGACTCCTTAGGTGGTAAACAACACGCTTGCACGGCCACATGCCGTGTCATGTCTCTGGCGCTCTCCTGCTGGTATGAAGTCACCTGATCTTCTGTCCCCTCTCCGGGCATGGTTATGCTGCCCTATGCTGTTGCTTCTGGGTTGGTGCCACCTGTGTCTGCCCCTCCCTCTTCTGCTTCTATGGCCGCCCGGCCTGTCGACGCTCATGTCGCTCCACTCTTCCTCTGGTCTGGACCTCCTTGAGGCAACACGTTCTCCTGTGGACGTGGCTCTCTCCTCCTGGCTCTGCTCAATGCACAATCGATGTGGGTGATCATCTCATCGTTGTTTCTCTCCGCATTTCTCTTCGCCTTCATGGTCCTTTCTCTCTGTTCGGATTTCTGCCGTCTCTTTAGGGTCTGCTAGGATGGCACATTCCATTTTTAGTTAATCTCACCTTCGGCTGTAAGTAATCCGAAGATATTCGATACTCTCACTGAGGCCCTCTGTTGGTTTCTGCTCAATGTACGAAAGTTGCCTTTGTTCTCCACCTTGTTGGTGCCCTTACAGCTTTCTAGCATGTTTCGTTACCTAGGGATTCCCCTCTCCAGTGAAAAGACCATGGGACCTTCAACCTCACTGGAGTTCCTTGGTATCACCTTGGACTCTGTCCTGTTCCAAAACCCAACTTTTTCAGGGGAAGACGTAcgccctctccctctctgctttTCTCCCATCTGTACAAAACATCAGCTCCTCTCTTCTGGCCCCCTAAACTATGCAACCCGAAGCATTGCGCATACGAACCCCTCATACAGCTTATCAACCAAAGGCTTTCCCAGAATGCTTAACCAACAGACCCACATTTCTCAGGTCCAGGTCATTTTTTTCCAAATTGGTAATCCTGAGTCCAGATTACCCAGCATGGtctgagagagaggtggaggatgatcagagagtggggagagagggggTGCTGAAGATTACACTGCAGATTCTAAGGAACATGAAGGAGACATCTTGGTAGAGAGCAGTAAGAGTTCTTGGTCATGAACTTGGTTCCTAACCTGAGTTCTAATTAATTTAGAACTCATTAAAAGTCCTGCTTTTCAAAGGGAAAAATAATCACATCAATAGCCCTAAGAGCACTACAGCTGCACAAGTACAAGTCACTGCAAtctttgtttaattattttttttttactgtatatatgagtttatgtatttatttattatttaaggcatttagcagatgctcttctccggagcgatttacaaaagtgctgtTCACTCAAAATATCCtaagctagtttgtatagactaagatccaaaagatacctacGCTTAAATGCTACTAAATGCAAAAGTCAGTATGAAGACCACAATACTCggcactacacttcacccaggtactcttggaagagatggTTCTTCAGTCAGCGTTTGAGGAAATGTCAAAGAGTTGTTCTACACAGGGGTGTTTAATGCAGGATCACAGCTGATCACATGTATCTTATTACCTTCCTCTGTTCTCAGAATTGGCCCAAGCTTGTCATCGAAAGCTCCAATTCAAACTGAGGGATAAATTTTAGAGAATTAATGAAGGAATCTCAGGCCATGGAAAGTCAGCACTTCTGAATCCACACAGAGCTCTAAATCACagagggagggggtggagagATCAATGAGGAACATAAGGTGAAGCAGATTGAAGCTGCATCCAGGAAAAGGGCAACACAGGAGACTCCAGTCAAATGCAATAACATCTTTAAAATATTAGCAAAACAGTACCAGCCCATCAGAACTGTACTGACTAAAGAAGTTGCTGGAATTGGAAAAATGGTCTCTGTGCAGAAGTTCATTCTGGACTGGGCTGAAGGAGAAGTAAATCAGGACGTTCTCTTCATATTTCCACTTCCTTTTAGAGAACTGAATCtgatgaaggagaagaagctCAGTCTGGTGAATCTTCTTCAGAGCTTCTTCCCAGAAACACAAAATTTAAAACCCAGACATTTTAAGTGCTACAAGATCATGTTCATCTTTGATGGTCTGGATGAGTGTCGACTGCCCCTAGATTTCCAGAACAATGAGAACTTGGAGGATATAGAAGAAAAGACCTCAGTGGATGTTCTGCTGACAAACCTTATCAGGGGGAATCTGCttccctctgctctcctctggaTCACCTCCCGACCAGCAGTGGTCAGTCAGATCCCTCCTGAGTGTGTTGATCAGGTAACAGAAGTGCGGGGTTTCAGTGACCCTCAGAAACAGGAGTACTTCAGGAAGAGGATCAGTGATcaggacctggccaacaaagtCTTCACACACATCAGATCTTCAAGAAGCCTCTACATCATGTACCACATATCGGTCTTCTGCTTGATTGTAGCCACTTTTCTAGAGAGAATGCTGAGTGAAGCTGAGGGTGGAGAAACCCCCAAAACCCTGACGCAGATGTTCACACACTTCTTGATCATCCAGATCGTCCAGTACAGTGGAGGAAGTGACCTACAGCAGACTAGAGAAAGTATTCTGACTCTGGGTAAACTGGCTTTCCAGCAGCTTAAGAAAGGAAACCTGTTCTTCTATGAGGAAGACCTAAGAGAGAGTGGCATTGATATTAGAGAAGTGTCGCCGTACTCAGGAGTGTGCACCCAGATCTTCAGGGAGGAACATGAGCTGCACCTGGGGAAGGTCTTCAGCTTTGTACATCTGAGCGTTCAGGAGTTCCTTGCTTCTTTATATGCATTTCTCTACTTCATCAACAGAAATGTTCTGAATCAGGAAACCGCTGaacagcaaacaaaaaaaatctgatctgagttaaaaaaaaaaaaaaactattttgaaccatgcttcaacagaactattttaaacaggcctggacaaaaatgatggtacccctgaaaataatttgaccaaagggacatgttaaattaaggtgtgtccactaattagcattacaggtgtctacaatcttgtaatcagtcagtggacCTATATAtggggctacaggtagtcactatGCTgttgtgtaccacactcaacatggaccagaggaagcgaaggaacgagttgtctcaggagataagaaagaaaattatagacaagcatgttaaaggtaaaggttataagataaTCACCAAGCAGCttgaggacaccattgttgaaaacaaatcagaaaaaaacagactggaatttgccaaactacattttgacaagccccaaagcttctgggagaatgtccgaaggacagaagagacaaaaatagaactttttgccaaggcacatcagctctatgttcacagatggaaaaatgtataaactatatcaagaaaagaacactgtccctaccgtgaaacatggaggaggctctgttatgttctggggctgcttctagagagaaatgtgctgcccagtgtgaGAAAGCTTGgcctcagtcacaggtcatgggtcttacAACaggataacgacccaaaacacacagctaaaaagaaggagctgaaacatgccatttggaaaaggcacccttcaaacctttTTATTTCCTTGCTCCTTTATAAGCGTTTCTCTGCTTCATCAACAGAAAGGTTCTGAATCAGCAAACCAGTAAACTCTCCAAGCATTTCAGCAGGTCAAAGAGGACTGACTTCCTCAACAGAAAGCTTCTGAATCAGCAAATTGCTGAACAGGAAACCAGTGAACTATCTGAGCTTTTCAGCTGGTCAACCATGATGGACATTCTCAACAGTACAGTGGATGAAGCCTTACAGAGTGAGAGTGGACACCTGGACTTGTTCCTTCGTTTCCTTCTGGGTCTCTCACTGGAGTCTAATCAGACTCTCTTACCAGGCGTACTGACACTGACAGAGAGGAGCTCTCACAGCAATGAGGAAACAGTCAAAGAAGATTATGGAGAACATCTCTCCTGAGAAATCTAGCAATCTCTCTTGGTCAGTGGTCAGctttggtgtttgtgtgtttgttgttgctGAACTCAGAAGAAGAGCTGGAGGAGTTTGACCTCAGTAAAAATGAGCCATCAGAGCAGTGTTTTCTGAGGCTGCTGCCAGTTGTCAAAGCATCCAGAAGAGCTGTATGAGTATTTTCCATTAGGCGTTTCCACAGTTTTTAATGAACTGCTGATGATTAGAATAATAGATCAGAACAGACCATCTCTGTAGAGAACTCTCACCAGTTTCCAGCCAATCACTGGTAGAATCACTTTAGCTAGTAaacctcttcatcttcatttaaacattaCAGATTGTTGGTCAACCCTTATCTTCATCTGAACATTACAGAGCGATGGTCAGCCCTTGTATTAATCTAAACAGTATAGTCGTTAGTCAAACTTCACCTTAATGAAAACAGAAAAGATCATTAGTCAATCCTCATCTCAATCTAAACAGCACAGACTGTTAGTCAGCTCATATTAATGTAAATAGAACAGATCCCCCCTTATCTTAAACTAAACAGTACAGGTCTTTAGTTAACCCTTAATAGAAGCAGTACAGATCATTAGTTCATCATAAAACATCATAATCTAAACAGAACACATTGCTGTGGTGGAgatttttatctttataaagaagaaaaaccctttcaaatattttgcaagtgtttttattatttattttttctttggtgagtgtgtgtgtttgtattgggCTGGGTTATATTTGTGTTAAGGAGAGGTTGTAAGCGTGTGTTAGGGTGGGGTTGTATGCATAAGTTAGGGAGGGGTTGTAGGCGTGTGTTAGGGTTGGGTTGTAGGCGTGTGTAAGGGTGGGGTTGTAGGTGTGTGTTAGGGTGGGGTTGtaggtgtgtgtaagggtggggTTGTAGGCGTGTGTAATGGTGGGGTTGTAGGTGTGTGTTAGGGTGGGGTTGtaggtgtgtgtaagggtggggTTGTAGGCGTGTGTAATGGTGGGGTTGTAGGCGTGTATTAGGGAGGTGTTGTATGCATATGTTAGGGTTGGGTTGtaggtgtgtgtaagggtggggTTGTAGGCGTGTGTTAGGGTGGGGTTGTAGGTGGGGTTGTAGGCGTGTGTTAGGGTGGGGTTGTAGGTGTGTGTTAGGGTGGGGTTGTAGGCGTGTGTAAGGGTGGGGTTGTAGGCGTGTGTAAGGGTGGGGTTGTAGGCGTGTATTAGGCTGGGGTTGTAGGCGTGTGTAAGGGTGGGGTTGTATGCATTTGTCAGGGTGGGGTAGTAAGCGTATGTCAGGGTGGggtcatatgtgtgtgttagtgggGTTGTATGTGTGTAGTATTGTGTTGTAGGTTGTGTTAcggtgtgtgttggagtgtgtgttgtaGTTTCAGTGCTGCTGAGCTGCTCATTCGCTGTGTCTCTGCTCTCTAGGGGGCGCTCTTCCTGCTGCGAGCCTCCTTGTTCCTCGAGCTTGTTTCTGTCACTGGGTGGAGGAGTGGACTCTCCTCTGACCTGAGCACAAGATTGGAGCAAAATACACAAATTTAACATCCTGATACCTGAAGATCTGCTCCTGCTTTTTCTGGAGGGTTTCTGTGGGACATCTTTAGATGTTTGGAGGGTAGTGGCAGGTGGTTACTACGGTATTCCTAATGGAAGATGTTTACTGTGTTGTTCTAAAGAGTTCCTTGTGTatcgctatggtgttgctaagtggtttatCCAAAAGTACCCtcaaagaactgtgttttttatttgcCCAAATTGTGAGAGTTTATTGGAGGTTCCCTTTTGTGGGTCTGAAGGCTCTTGCAGGAAGCTCTAGCAACCTGTCTGGGTTCCATGAAGGAACATCTTCCAGCTGGAGCTTCTGTTCTGTACCTTTCTGATGATGGAGGGAACCCTCTCACCTCTCAGGAGGTGGGGAGGGTGTTGTGAAGTTCTTCATACCTGTACTCTTTGGTGGTTGTCTCTATCACTCGGTTGGTGATCTGTATGGACTTCTGGCTCGTTTT
This sequence is a window from Salminus brasiliensis chromosome 18, fSalBra1.hap2, whole genome shotgun sequence. Protein-coding genes within it:
- the LOC140538797 gene encoding LOW QUALITY PROTEIN: NLR family CARD domain-containing protein 3-like (The sequence of the model RefSeq protein was modified relative to this genomic sequence to represent the inferred CDS: substituted 1 base at 1 genomic stop codon) — protein: TELXITEGGGGEINEEHKVKQIEAASRKRATQETPVKCNNIFKILAKQYQPIRTVLTKEVAGIGKMVSVQKFILDWAEGEVNQDVLFIFPLPFRELNLMKEKKLSLVNLLQSFFPETQNLKPRHFKCYKIMFIFDGLDECRLPLDFQNNENLEDIEEKTSVDVLLTNLIRGNLLPSALLWITSRPAVVSQIPPECVDQVTEVRGFSDPQKQEYFRKRISDQDLANKVFTHIRSSRSLYIMYHISVFCLIVATFLERMLSEAEGGETPKTLTQMFTHFLIIQIVQYSGGSDLQQTRESILTLGKLAFQQLKKGNLFFYEEDLRESGIDIREVSPYSGVCTQIFREEHELHLGKVFSFVHLSVQEFLASLYAFLYFINRNVLNQETAEQQTKKI